The following proteins are encoded in a genomic region of Saccharopolyspora antimicrobica:
- a CDS encoding lysophospholipid acyltransferase family protein translates to MADAQVIPLRPEDRKAAEPAEPGWEDAVAEVLAFARRRLLGDYQVDEFGFDEELTDEVFLRLLRPFYDKWFRVEAIGLEHVPGDRGALVVANHSGTLPWDALMTTVALHDHHPASRHLRMLGADLVFQLPVLGALARKAGHTLACNPDAERLLTGGELVGVWPEGFKGIGKPFKDRYKLQRFGRGGFISAALRTGAPIVPCAIVGAEEIYPKLADIKPLARLLGVPYFPVTPLFPHFGLLGAVPLPSKWYIEFGEPIETASYPEGAADDPMLVFSLSDQVRENIQHTLYRLLSQRTNVFLG, encoded by the coding sequence ATGGCGGATGCGCAGGTGATCCCGCTGCGGCCGGAGGACCGGAAGGCCGCGGAACCCGCCGAGCCGGGCTGGGAGGACGCCGTCGCCGAGGTGCTGGCCTTCGCCCGGCGCCGGCTGCTCGGCGACTACCAGGTCGACGAGTTCGGCTTCGACGAGGAGCTGACCGACGAGGTGTTCCTCCGGCTCCTGCGCCCGTTCTACGACAAGTGGTTCCGGGTGGAGGCGATCGGCCTCGAGCACGTGCCCGGGGACCGCGGCGCGCTGGTGGTGGCCAACCACTCCGGCACGCTGCCGTGGGACGCGCTCATGACGACCGTCGCGCTGCACGACCACCACCCGGCGTCCCGGCACCTGCGGATGCTCGGCGCCGACCTGGTGTTCCAGCTGCCGGTGCTCGGCGCGCTCGCCCGCAAGGCCGGGCACACGCTGGCCTGCAACCCGGACGCCGAGCGGTTGCTGACCGGCGGCGAGCTGGTGGGCGTCTGGCCGGAGGGCTTCAAGGGCATCGGCAAGCCGTTCAAGGACCGCTACAAGCTGCAGCGGTTCGGGCGCGGCGGCTTCATCTCCGCGGCGCTGCGCACCGGGGCGCCGATCGTGCCCTGCGCCATCGTGGGCGCGGAGGAGATCTACCCGAAGCTGGCCGACATCAAGCCGCTGGCCCGGTTGCTCGGCGTGCCGTACTTCCCGGTCACGCCGCTGTTCCCGCACTTCGGCCTGCTGGGCGCGGTGCCGCTGCCGTCGAAGTGGTACATCGAGTTCGGCGAGCCGATCGAGACGGCGTCCTACCCGGAGGGCGCGGCGGACGACCCGATGCTGGTGTTCAGCCTCAGCGACCAGGTCCGCGAGAACATCCAGCACACCCTCTACCGCCTGCTCTCCCAGCGCACCAACGTCTTCCTCGGCTGA
- a CDS encoding ATP-dependent Clp protease ATP-binding subunit gives MSFPSGFGGQDPFADLLNRFFGMSPRTSPPAVQRVPIGRLLTESATDLISRASARAEQDGSADLDTEHLLWATTQVDATRKLLERAGAEPDHLASRIAEILPGESEQPSANPGLTPAAKRVLIGAHARSQATGASYIGPEHILAALLDDPDAAAVRMLGSQEINTDRLRDRVERSAAAEGTPAAPSSDTPTLDEYGRDLTAEARAGKVDVVVGRGDEIEQTVEILSRRSKNNPVLIGEPGVGKTAIVEGLAQRIVSGDVPETLQDKRVVALDLTGLVAGAQYRGEFEQRLKKVIDEVRAAEGSVIMFIDEMHTVVGAGAAEGSMDAGNILKPALARGELHVVGATTIDEYRRHVEKDAALERRFQPVMIPEPTVEETIQILEGLRDSYEAHHGVRFTDDALAAAATLSDRYISDRFLPDKAIDLIDQTGARVRLRTLHRSSGTREREDEIAKLRREKDQAVAAEEFDRAAELKHRIEVAEGELAGIAERREGITDVTVQDIAEVLSKRTGIPVSQLTESEKERLLKLEEAMHDRVVGQDEAVTAVAEAVRRSRAGMGDPNRPIGSFLFLGPTGVGKTELAKTLAEMLFGDEHRLIRFDMSEFQERHTVSRLLGAPPGYVGYEEAGQLTEKVRRQPYSVLLFDEIEKAHRDVFNALLQVLDDGRLTDAQGRTVDFRNTVVIMTSNIGAQRILAHEGSVEDIRDRLMDDLHGGFAPEFLNRIDDIIIFHRLAEDDLSHIVDLLLDRSKRLLRAQEVDLEVTDEAKRWLTKRGYQPEFGARPLRRTIQSELDNRISKLLLGGDVQPGDTILASVEEDELICTLARPSVPEQQSGAREQEATSV, from the coding sequence ATGAGTTTCCCTTCCGGATTCGGCGGCCAAGATCCCTTCGCCGATCTGCTCAACCGGTTCTTCGGCATGTCGCCGCGCACCTCGCCGCCCGCCGTGCAGCGGGTGCCGATCGGGCGGCTGCTCACCGAGTCCGCCACCGACCTGATCAGCCGCGCCTCCGCCCGCGCCGAGCAGGACGGCAGCGCCGACCTGGACACCGAGCACCTGCTCTGGGCCACCACCCAGGTGGACGCGACGCGCAAGCTGCTGGAGCGGGCCGGCGCCGAGCCGGACCACCTGGCAAGCCGGATCGCCGAGATCCTGCCCGGTGAGAGCGAGCAGCCGTCGGCGAACCCGGGCCTGACCCCGGCGGCCAAGCGGGTGCTGATCGGCGCGCACGCCCGCTCGCAGGCGACCGGCGCCTCCTACATCGGCCCGGAGCACATCCTCGCCGCGCTGCTCGACGATCCGGACGCGGCCGCGGTGCGGATGCTGGGCTCGCAGGAGATCAACACCGACCGGCTCCGCGACCGCGTCGAGCGCTCCGCAGCGGCGGAAGGCACCCCGGCCGCGCCCAGCAGCGACACCCCGACCCTCGACGAGTACGGCCGCGACCTGACCGCCGAGGCGCGCGCGGGCAAGGTCGACGTCGTGGTCGGCCGCGGCGACGAGATCGAGCAGACCGTGGAGATCCTGTCCCGGCGCAGCAAGAACAACCCGGTGCTGATCGGTGAGCCCGGCGTCGGCAAGACCGCGATCGTGGAGGGCCTCGCGCAGCGCATCGTCTCCGGCGACGTCCCGGAGACCCTGCAGGACAAGCGGGTGGTCGCGCTGGACCTGACCGGGCTGGTGGCCGGTGCCCAGTACCGCGGCGAGTTCGAGCAGCGGCTGAAGAAGGTCATCGACGAGGTCCGGGCCGCGGAGGGCTCGGTGATCATGTTCATCGACGAGATGCACACCGTGGTCGGCGCGGGCGCGGCCGAGGGCAGCATGGACGCGGGCAACATCCTCAAACCCGCCCTGGCCCGCGGTGAGCTGCACGTCGTCGGCGCCACCACCATCGACGAGTACCGCAGGCACGTCGAGAAGGACGCCGCGCTGGAGCGGCGCTTCCAGCCGGTGATGATCCCGGAACCGACCGTCGAGGAGACCATCCAGATCCTGGAAGGCCTGCGCGACTCCTACGAAGCGCACCACGGCGTGCGGTTCACCGACGACGCGCTGGCCGCCGCCGCGACGCTGTCCGATCGCTACATCAGCGACCGCTTCCTGCCGGACAAGGCGATCGACCTCATCGACCAGACCGGCGCCCGCGTCCGGCTGCGCACGCTGCACCGCAGCTCCGGAACTCGCGAGCGCGAGGACGAGATCGCCAAGCTGCGGCGGGAGAAGGACCAGGCGGTCGCCGCCGAGGAGTTCGACCGGGCCGCCGAGCTCAAGCACCGGATCGAGGTCGCCGAGGGCGAGCTGGCCGGGATCGCCGAGCGGCGCGAGGGCATCACCGACGTCACCGTCCAGGACATCGCCGAGGTGCTCTCCAAGCGCACCGGCATCCCCGTCTCGCAGCTGACCGAGAGCGAGAAGGAGCGGCTGCTGAAGCTGGAGGAGGCGATGCACGACCGCGTCGTCGGCCAGGACGAGGCGGTCACCGCGGTCGCCGAGGCGGTGCGGCGCAGCCGGGCCGGGATGGGCGACCCGAACCGGCCGATCGGTTCGTTCCTGTTCCTCGGCCCCACCGGCGTCGGCAAGACCGAGCTGGCCAAGACGCTGGCCGAGATGCTCTTCGGCGACGAGCACCGGCTGATCCGGTTCGACATGAGCGAGTTCCAGGAGCGGCACACGGTGTCCCGGCTGCTCGGCGCCCCGCCCGGCTACGTCGGCTACGAGGAGGCCGGGCAGCTGACCGAGAAGGTCCGCCGCCAGCCCTACAGCGTGCTGCTGTTCGACGAGATCGAGAAGGCGCACCGGGACGTGTTCAACGCCCTGCTGCAGGTGCTCGACGACGGCAGGCTCACCGACGCGCAGGGCCGCACCGTGGACTTCCGCAACACCGTGGTGATCATGACCAGCAACATCGGCGCCCAGCGGATCCTGGCGCACGAGGGATCGGTGGAGGACATCCGCGACCGGCTGATGGACGACCTGCACGGCGGTTTCGCGCCGGAGTTCCTCAACCGCATCGACGACATCATCATCTTCCACCGGCTGGCGGAGGACGACCTGTCGCACATCGTCGACCTGCTGCTGGACCGCAGCAAGCGGCTGCTGCGCGCGCAGGAGGTGGACCTGGAGGTCACCGACGAGGCGAAGCGGTGGCTCACCAAGCGCGGCTACCAGCCGGAGTTCGGCGCCCGCCCGCTGCGCCGGACCATCCAGTCCGAACTGGACAACCGGATCTCCAAGCTGCTGCTCGGCGGCGATGTCCAGCCCGGCGACACCATCCTGGCCTCGGTGGAGGAGGACGAGCTCATCTGCACCCTGGCCCGCCCCTCGGTGCCCGAGCAGCAGTCCGGTGCCCGGGAGCAGGAGGCGACCTCGGTCTGA
- a CDS encoding HdeD family acid-resistance protein: protein MSVFPGEPAELGQRLAKMAWQSILVVGICSLVVGVLALVWPAATLVVVGVLFGIYLLVSGVLQIVAAFGTHRSVAIRVLAFVSGALSILLGLLCFRGEMQSILLLGLWIGIGWLFRGVTEITASVADRDMPARGWRIFLGVLTALGGVVLIVSPLASVALLVLFGGIWLLVVGVVEIITAFRIRGASKRFAAD, encoded by the coding sequence ATGAGCGTCTTTCCCGGAGAACCCGCAGAGCTCGGGCAGCGGCTGGCGAAGATGGCGTGGCAGTCGATCCTCGTGGTCGGGATCTGCTCGCTGGTGGTCGGCGTCCTGGCGCTGGTGTGGCCGGCCGCGACGCTGGTCGTGGTGGGTGTGCTCTTCGGCATCTACCTGCTGGTCAGCGGGGTGCTGCAGATCGTCGCCGCGTTCGGCACGCACAGATCGGTGGCCATCCGGGTGCTCGCGTTCGTCAGCGGTGCGCTGTCGATCCTGCTCGGGTTGCTGTGCTTCCGCGGCGAGATGCAGTCGATCCTGCTGCTGGGCCTGTGGATCGGGATCGGCTGGCTGTTCCGCGGCGTCACGGAGATCACCGCGTCGGTGGCCGACCGGGACATGCCCGCGCGCGGCTGGCGGATCTTCCTCGGCGTCCTCACCGCGCTGGGCGGTGTCGTGCTGATCGTGTCGCCGCTCGCCTCGGTCGCGCTGCTGGTGCTCTTCGGCGGCATCTGGCTGCTGGTGGTCGGCGTCGTGGAGATCATCACCGCGTTCCGCATCCGCGGCGCGTCCAAGCGCTTCGCCGCGGACTGA